From the genome of Dehalococcoidia bacterium:
TGACAACTGGTCGAAGTGCGCCGTCGAACGCCAGTGGTCACGTACGGCCTCCAGTTCGACCTTGTCTTCAGTGGCGAATTCCATCATCTCAAACGGGCCGGTGCCGACATCTAACTCCGGGGTCTCCCCCTCCTGCTCGAGGTACTTCTTGGAGAACGTGTTGAACACGGTCGGAGCCGCAGCCGTGAAGTTCCTCCAATAGAGGTAGAACAGTGGTGCCGGGTCCTTCCAGGGGATGAACACTGTATAGTTGTCCTTGACCTCCCATTGGTCCCAGTGCAGCCTCGTGAAGGCGATGTTGACGAACTTACNNNNNNNNNNNNNNNNNNNNNNNNNNNNNNNNNNNNNNNNNNNNNNNNNNNNNNATTGCAGGCCCTCTCGCAGCTCAACAGTTATTCCCTCGTCGCCAACTTCCCAGCCCTTATATAGGCGGGGCTCGTTGTTTCCGTCCGGGGTCATCACCGCAGGTGGTTCGTGGACGCCAAATGCCCAGCGGTTGCTCTCGTTGGGCCAGGTAAGCTGCGATGGGTAGAACTGTGGAAGTCCAATACGTTGCTGAGCTATACGCAGGTGGCCTTCCGGACCTTCCATCATGGTAGGCTCAGGAGCTGTGGCCGGCGCAGGCGCAGGGGCAGCAGTCGCCTGGGGCGCTGGTGCGGCGGCCGGAGCCTGTGCCGCAGGCTCCTCTTCGGGTTCGTCGGAAGTACAGGCCAAAGCCAGAACGACAATCAGCGCCATCGCAATCCATACCACACGTCGTACACTATTCGCTCCCATAGGATTTTCCTCCTCCTCACTATGTCGTCCCATCTATGTTGACCCTGTCTGTTTGTACGCCCTCCTTGATTCACCCCGAACTCAAGCGAATTCTCCTGCTGGGATCGGTCAAACCGTATCACTGCCTTAAATGAGAGTCAATAAATTCAGAAATAATATTTCAGATGACAACATGTTCGAGGGTAGAATAACCCCGGTGACCCAGTTCATGCCTGAGGACACGTTCGCGTCGTGGTTCGCGGACGAGCCCAAGGTGGTGCTGACCGACGACTTCGTGCCAGTCGACGGGATGCTCGCTCCGCTCTACCTGGAGAGCCGGACGAAGTGAGCGAGGGTCGGCTACTTCGTCAAGGACCCGCTGCGAACTGAACAGCCCCTTGACGGGCTGTCCCTACCAGCGATGGCTGGATATCCTCAACAGGGAGTAGCCCACCAGTCCGGCGGCAGCCGAGGCACACATGATGCCGGCCGTGGCGCCCAGGACCAGTTCCGGATCGGAAAAGGCGAGACCTGTGATGAATATGGCCATCGTGAATCCGATTCCTCCAAGGAAACCGGTGCCGATCACGTGTGTCCACGTCACGTATCGGGGGAGCTCCACTATTCCGAACCTGGACGCCAACCAAGGGAACAGGGTGATTCCCACCACCTTGCCGACCAGAAGGCCAAGCATAACTCCAACGGTGACATCGCTTGTAAACAGACTGCCAAGGTCTACGCCAGACAGGTGCAGCCCTGCGTTGGCGAATGCGAAAATGGGAAGGATGACATAGCTGGCCCAGGGGTGTGCCAGCCTCTCCAGCCTCTCCAGGGGAGATTCAGTGCCCTGGGACAGTTCCTCCATCTCGCCGAGCATGACTTTCGAGCGCTCGGTGTCGCCAGCGGAAATCGCCCGTCTGTAGTCTCTGATCAGCAACACTGACCTTTCTGCGAATTCTCTCGCTCCAAGTTGGGGACGAGCGGACATGAGGAGACCGAAGATCACCCCTGCGATGGTTGCATGCACACCCGACTTGAGCATCGCCACCCAGATCAGGATCCCAATCACTGCGGTAATTGCCGCGTGGCTGAAACCGATCCGATTCACGATAACCATGAGTACAATCAGCCCAGCGACCATCCCCAGATGCATGAATGAAATGGACTCGGTGTAGGCGACTGCAATTACGAGGATCGCCCCGAGGTCGTCTGCTACTGCGAGACCGAGCAGGAATACCCTGAGCGACATGGGGACGCGCCTGCCCAGCAGCGCGAGTACGCCCAGGGCGAAGGCTATGTCGGTAGCCATCGGTATTCCCCAGCCCCGCATACCGTCCTCGCCCAAATTGAACGCGAGGTAGATGGCGGCGGGAACGACCATCCCTCCAACGGCGGCTACAGCAGGCAGCGCGGCCCCTCTCAGCGTTGAGAACTGACCGAACATCGCTTCTCTTTTGATCTCCAGCCCGACAACGAAGAAGAATATCGCCATCAGGCCGTCGTTGATCCAGTGCTGTATCGACATGTCGATGCTGAACAGCGCGACATCGATCATCAGATGGGTCTTCAGGAAGGCACGATAGTACTCGTACCAGGGGGAGTTCGCCCACACGAGCGCGATTACTGTCGCTGCAATAAGTACCAGGCCGCTTATCGACTCTGTGTGGATGTACCTCTGGACTGGCAGGCGGATGACCCTGGTAATGTAGGAACTTTCCGCCTGGGCTCTGAGGATTCCGGCACTGCGTGGGGGTATGTGAGAAGACTCGATATGGGTCCCATGCGCCCCGTCGGTCTCCGCGGAAGTATCCACCCTATTCGGGTCTAAGCTCATCTACCGTTGCCTTCTCAACTCCCTTGTGCCGTCAAACACTAAAGCGCGAGCATTCCTCACGATCTCTTGCGATGTCGGAAAACTCGGCCACTTAAGTCTAAACTATTATGCCTGTCTGAGGCCTCGGTACTTACACTCTTGATTATGGGAAAATTCATTCGGCTTGGCCTTTGCCGATTGGGTTAAGGCGTCAGGACCACGTTGTCGATCAACCTCACCCTGCCTATGTGTACGGCCAGGGATACCAGTGCAGGCCGGTCGATGATGGTCAACTCTTCCAGCGTCTCGGCGTCTGCGATAGATATGTAGTCGATCGAGGCGTTGGGCACCGTATTCAGTATCATCGTAATCTGGCTGCGGAGCGTCGCCGCGTCTCGGACTCCCTCCTCGCACATCGTCTCAGCGAACCGGAGCGCCCTCGACAGCGCCAGCGCCGACTGCCGGTCTTCAGCGGCCAAGTATGCATTACGGCTCGAGAGCGCGAGCCCATCGGCGTCGCGCACTGTCGGCATCACCACGACGTTGGCTCCGAGGTTCAGGTCGGCGTTCAGACGCTTGACGACGAGGCACTGCTGGGCGTCCTTCTGTCCGAAGTAGACGTTGTCCGGCCTCACGATCGTCAGCAGCTTGCACACGACGGTCGCGACGCCAGTGAAGTGTCCGGGACGATGCGCCCCCTCCAGCCTGCTGGCGATGGCTCCGACATCGATGCTCGTATCGAATCCGGGCGGGTACACTTCGGAGGCCGGTGGAGCGAATACCAGGTCGACGCCTTCGCGTTTGAGCTTGTCGAGGTCGCCATCCATGTCGCGCGGGTAGGTGGACAGATCCTCGTTTTCGCCGAACTGGGTCGGGTTTACGAAGATGCTGGCCGCGGCCGTGGCATTGTCCGCGCGTGCCTGTCTCACCAGGGACAGGTGTCCCTCGTGAAGATATCCCATAGTGGGAACGAGCCCAAGCGGGCGGGGGCAGGTGCGCTCGATGGCCCTGAAGTCGGCGACGGTCTCGATTACTTGCATGTGTAAGTGTGCGCTCAACTGGTCGGATAGCAGCGCCCATTATAAGCGAAGCGGAGACGCTTGAACGCTTGCCATCCGTCCCGGCAGGTCATGAAACCTCTCTTAGACAGTAATCGCACTGATATGACCTGAGGCGCGATGTAAACTCATAATATGAGGATTTCTCAAGGAAATAGCTCGCCACTTGTCGAATGTGACTATGGATAATATAATGGCGGTTACATGTGCCCCGAATTCGGGCCCATTTGATTCCGGTTCCGAAACCACGCAACACGAGTCCTGTCGAGTTCTGCCTATGACAACCAGCAAGCGCGACTATTACGACGTACTTAGCATAGCCCGTGACGCCTCCGAGGAGGACATCAAGAAGGCTTTCCGAAAGCTGGCGCTAGAGTTCCACCCTGACCGCAATCGGAGCGAGGGGGCAGAGGCGCGCTTCAAGGAGGTCAACGAGGCATACCAGGTACTCTCCGACGCGAAGAAGCGGGCGGACTACGATCGTTTTGGTCACGCGGCTGTTGGAGCGAACGGCGGAAGGGGATTCGACGGATTCGACAACTTCAGCGGATTCGGAGACATCTTCGACGCGTTCTTCGGCAGTGGATTCGGCAGCCAGACACGAACGTCTGCCAATGCACCCCGGCGCGGAAACGACCTCCAGACGAGGCTGACCATCACCTTCGAAGAGGCCGTCTTCGGGGTCGAGAGGGAAATCGACATCCAGCGCATCGACGTCTGCGAGCGCTGCCAGGGATCACGAAGTGAGCCCGGTTCTGAGAAGACGATGTGCAACAACTGCAACGGCTCCGGTCAGGTGAGACGCTCCCACCAGGGCATCTTCGGACAGTTCGTCCAGGTGAACACCTGCAGCGTGTGCAGTGGTGAGGGCAGCACAATCTCCGACCCATGTACCCAGTGCCGGGGAGCAGGGCGAGAGCGACGCAAGAGAAAACTCGCTGTCACGGTTCCGGCCGGCATTGACGATGGCACCCAGATCAGGCTCAACAGAGAGGGCGAGGCCGGACTGAACGGCGGAAGCCCTGGGGACCTGTACGTGGTGCTCGATATTCTGGGCCACGATGTCTTCCAGCGTGCTGGGAACGACATCCATCTTTCGATTCCGGTTAGCGTGTCCCAGGCGACACTCGGCGCCACCCTGGAGGTTGACACCCTGGAAGGCGAGCACAAGATCACGATTCCGCCGGGCACTCAACCCGGTGACCGGATCACGCTCAAGAACAGGGGAGTCCCCCACCTGCGCAGCAACCGCCGGGGCGACCAGATCGTCACCGTGCGTGTGGAGATTCCTAAGTCGCTTACCGAAGATCAGCGGCAGCTTTTCGGCGCGCTGTCTGAGTCGATGGGCGATGAGGGAGTTGGCGGCAAGGGCCTGTTCAACAAGGTCAAGGACGCACTGACGGGCGATTGATGCCAGACGAATGGCTGGAACTGAGCATCGAGACTCCGCCCGAGTACGTTGAGCCTCTGACCGAGATCTTTCATCGCTACGGAGAGGG
Proteins encoded in this window:
- the panC gene encoding pantoate--beta-alanine ligase, encoding MQVIETVADFRAIERTCPRPLGLVPTMGYLHEGHLSLVRQARADNATAAASIFVNPTQFGENEDLSTYPRDMDGDLDKLKREGVDLVFAPPASEVYPPGFDTSIDVGAIASRLEGAHRPGHFTGVATVVCKLLTIVRPDNVYFGQKDAQQCLVVKRLNADLNLGANVVVMPTVRDADGLALSSRNAYLAAEDRQSALALSRALRFAETMCEEGVRDAATLRSQITMILNTVPNASIDYISIADAETLEELTIIDRPALVSLAVHIGRVRLIDNVVLTP
- the dnaJ gene encoding molecular chaperone DnaJ — protein: MTTSKRDYYDVLSIARDASEEDIKKAFRKLALEFHPDRNRSEGAEARFKEVNEAYQVLSDAKKRADYDRFGHAAVGANGGRGFDGFDNFSGFGDIFDAFFGSGFGSQTRTSANAPRRGNDLQTRLTITFEEAVFGVEREIDIQRIDVCERCQGSRSEPGSEKTMCNNCNGSGQVRRSHQGIFGQFVQVNTCSVCSGEGSTISDPCTQCRGAGRERRKRKLAVTVPAGIDDGTQIRLNREGEAGLNGGSPGDLYVVLDILGHDVFQRAGNDIHLSIPVSVSQATLGATLEVDTLEGEHKITIPPGTQPGDRITLKNRGVPHLRSNRRGDQIVTVRVEIPKSLTEDQRQLFGALSESMGDEGVGGKGLFNKVKDALTGD
- the nhaA gene encoding Na+/H+ antiporter NhaA, encoding MSLDPNRVDTSAETDGAHGTHIESSHIPPRSAGILRAQAESSYITRVIRLPVQRYIHTESISGLVLIAATVIALVWANSPWYEYYRAFLKTHLMIDVALFSIDMSIQHWINDGLMAIFFFVVGLEIKREAMFGQFSTLRGAALPAVAAVGGMVVPAAIYLAFNLGEDGMRGWGIPMATDIAFALGVLALLGRRVPMSLRVFLLGLAVADDLGAILVIAVAYTESISFMHLGMVAGLIVLMVIVNRIGFSHAAITAVIGILIWVAMLKSGVHATIAGVIFGLLMSARPQLGAREFAERSVLLIRDYRRAISAGDTERSKVMLGEMEELSQGTESPLERLERLAHPWASYVILPIFAFANAGLHLSGVDLGSLFTSDVTVGVMLGLLVGKVVGITLFPWLASRFGIVELPRYVTWTHVIGTGFLGGIGFTMAIFITGLAFSDPELVLGATAGIMCASAAAGLVGYSLLRISSHRW